Part of the Methanobrevibacter sp. genome, TAATGGTTTTAAACATTTTTTTCATTTAAATTCATCAAATCTTTCAGATATTTCATTTGATTTTTCCAAATATATTTTTTGAATTAAGTAATCTACATGAACTTGTGATGTTTTACAATTTTCATGGTAACTTCATAGTTTGGCTATGATTTACCTCATTATTTGGTAATTGTAAAGTATTTTTTAATGCAATATTTAAATATGATTAATATACAATATTATTGTATAGAATAAGGAGTTAAAATTTTAACTAAAATAAAATTAGTTAATTGGGTTAGATATCTATGTACAAAGACGAAATGATACAATTACATCAATTTTTAGTATATGTTTTAAAATATTTAGCAGAAGATGACCAAATTACCAACGATTGCAGTGAATATATCACTCTTAAAATCAGCCCACACCATATTCATAAGACAAAGGCAGAGCATAAGCATGCTATTTTTGTTTTATGCAAGATTATTTCTCAGTTAATTGCGGAAAAGGAAAATGAATCCATTCCGGAAAATGTTCGCAATTCATTAGCAGATTTGGTAGCTAGATCTGAAAGTGAAATTAATGCATAATTTTTTTACTTTTTTTATATTATTATTTTTTTTTCAAAAGGCAAAATCTTAAAAAGTTTTATATACAATTAGATATTAGTATTATTAACCATTAAAAAAATTAACACGTGTGATATTTTGAAATCCTTTGAATTTTTATCAAAAAAGAGAGAAGAAAAGCCTAGAAATTGTGGAATTACAATGGTTTTGGATAAAGGTTTAGGCCTTGAAACAGCAGAAAGCTTAATGAACATCTCAGGAGACTATGTGGATTATCTAAAATTCGGATGGGGAACATCAATAGTTCATGAACAGGAAATAATCAAATCCAAAGTGGAAATGTACAAATCACATGACATAACTCCTTATACAGGAGGAACACTGTTCGAACTGGCATACAAAGCAGATAAACTCGAGGAATTTTTTTCAGAAGCACATGAACTGGGATTTCCGGCCATTGAAATTTCAGACGGTTCAACCGAAATTGCCCATGAAGACAAATTAAACTGCATTCAGCTGGCAAAGGAAAACGGATTCGAAGTACTGTCTGAAGTAGGTAAAAAGAACCCTGTTCTGGATGAGGAACTCACCTTGGATGAGCGAATTGAATTCATGCAGGATGAACTTGACAGTGGATCATCACTTGTCATTGTAGAGGCAAGGGAAGGTGGAAAAAATATAGGAATATTCGATAAGTCAGGAAATGCAAAAGAAGACGAAATAGATTATATTCTCGAGAATTTTGACGGCAGCAAAATCCTCTGGGAAGCACCAAACAAAGACCAACAGGTCTTTTTCATATTAAAATTAGGAAACACAGTCAATCTGGGTAATATTTCCTCAGATGACATCACATCCCTTGAAACATTAAGACAAGGTTTAAGGGGAGATACATTAGGCAAAATATAAAGGTGTATTAATTGACTAATAATAGAACAATCGATAAAATAAATGAAAAAATCGATAAAG contains:
- the comA gene encoding phosphosulfolactate synthase; protein product: MKSFEFLSKKREEKPRNCGITMVLDKGLGLETAESLMNISGDYVDYLKFGWGTSIVHEQEIIKSKVEMYKSHDITPYTGGTLFELAYKADKLEEFFSEAHELGFPAIEISDGSTEIAHEDKLNCIQLAKENGFEVLSEVGKKNPVLDEELTLDERIEFMQDELDSGSSLVIVEAREGGKNIGIFDKSGNAKEDEIDYILENFDGSKILWEAPNKDQQVFFILKLGNTVNLGNISSDDITSLETLRQGLRGDTLGKI
- a CDS encoding UPF0058 family protein — encoded protein: MYKDEMIQLHQFLVYVLKYLAEDDQITNDCSEYITLKISPHHIHKTKAEHKHAIFVLCKIISQLIAEKENESIPENVRNSLADLVARSESEINA